The following are from one region of the Candidatus Methylomirabilota bacterium genome:
- a CDS encoding VOC family protein, which yields MQKITPCLWFDNQAEEAARFYTGIFKNSRIVEVTRYGGAGREVHGKPAGTVMAVAFELDGQPFTALNGGPQFKFNEAISFQVGCKTQEEVDYYWEKLSAGGDEKAQQCGWLKDRYGVSWQVFPTALLEMLGDPDTQKSERTMEAMLRMKKINLAELQRAYAG from the coding sequence ATGCAAAAGATCACCCCGTGTCTTTGGTTCGACAATCAGGCGGAGGAGGCAGCCCGCTTCTATACCGGAATCTTCAAGAATTCCAGGATCGTGGAGGTCACTCGCTACGGAGGGGCGGGACGCGAGGTCCACGGCAAACCCGCGGGAACGGTCATGGCCGTCGCCTTCGAGCTCGATGGGCAGCCGTTCACGGCGCTCAACGGTGGCCCGCAGTTCAAGTTCAACGAGGCCATCTCGTTCCAGGTCGGCTGCAAGACGCAGGAAGAGGTGGATTACTACTGGGAGAAACTCTCGGCCGGGGGAGACGAAAAGGCACAGCAATGCGGCTGGCTCAAGGACCGATATGGCGTGTCGTGGCAGGTCTTCCCGACCGCTCTTCTGGAGATGCTCGGGGATCCAGATACCCAGAAGTCCGAAAGGACGATGGAAGCCATGCTGCGCATGAAGAAGATCAACCTCGCAGAGCTGCAGCGGGCGTATGCCGGATAG